ATAAGATATTTTTTTGGTTTTTTCGGCGACTTGTTAACAACAGCTACGCTTTGAATAGCTTTAGCTTGCCTGTAGCATAGAATACAACGTCTTTTTGATTTAGTTTTGGATGTTTCAACTTTCTCAAGATTATCAATATCAAAAGCGCCTTGAGCAACCATATTCTTTATTTCGTATAAAGACTTACATTTTAGCCCTTTAGGAATTTTACAATCAAAAGTACTTTCGAAAAAGAAACTGGTTAGGCTCATACAGCACAATAGCAATAATAAAAACTTCATTATAAATAATACTCCTCTAACTTTTGTGATTGATCGAATTTATTATGCAAATTAACTTTTTCATTGTTAGTTGATTGTGAATAAGTTAAATTATGTGGCTTCTTCTTGTGCTCAAGTAAGTCAAAACCTTTTTTAAATACAACATCGATGACTCTACCTGACGCAATAAGAACGACTGGGCTCATAGAATCAGCTCGTTTTATAGCAAAATCAGCTAGCTTATCAAAAGCATTGCTAGCTCCAGCGTAAGCTCCAGACTGAAGCGCATCTCCAATCTGAAACTCTTGTTGTTGGCCTCCAGCTACTAGGTTTAAAGTTGGTAGCATATCAGGTTTAATAGCCTTAGATTGCAGAAACTTAGCTATACTGCTAAATACTCCATTTAATGCAGCCATGCTTGCTATGTTAGACGATTTATCTACCACGATTCCTTTAATTCCAGAACGTCCGTCTTCGCCTATCAACCAGCCTTCCACCTTTTTTTCGATAATATCTCCTTGGTTATTGACTACTGAAAGAGTTTCGATGCGACATTTAGCTCTCTCTGAAGACATCTCTCCGTTACAGGATCCAATTAAAATTGCATTTTTGATTTGATCAGTTTTATATTTATTATAAAGAATTGCTGTATCAAGCAACTGCAGAACAATTGGTTCTGGTGATGAAGAGCTGTTTGTTCCTGTGCCTACAACGACTCCAGTAAGTAGCACAGCTCTAGCAGAACTACCGCTAGTAACATAGTT
This genomic interval from Orientia tsutsugamushi contains the following:
- a CDS encoding TraB/VirB10 family protein, whose amino-acid sequence is MEQDNSDNNNTKEEDLELNDKPKAESVRSNSKLSELTNIIRRKPVIALTFISITIMVVSYFLSESGKTKESIIFIENRESREAISGIEQAVDLRAKWTEEILNEVKTLKDRFDSVIDSRYLEITAQINNFNQKLEILENQPKQSLYNNDSDEFSSDLNHHILNSPHDNKTEQAPVVVKPYVNLRRAESEQKKNVENYVTSGSSARAVLLTGVVVGTGTNSSSSPEPIVLQLLDTAILYNKYKTDQIKNAILIGSCNGEMSSERAKCRIETLSVVNNQGDIIEKKVEGWLIGEDGRSGIKGIVVDKSSNIASMAALNGVFSSIAKFLQSKAIKPDMLPTLNLVAGGQQQEFQIGDALQSGAYAGASNAFDKLADFAIKRADSMSPVVLIASGRVIDVVFKKGFDLLEHKKKPHNLTYSQSTNNEKVNLHNKFDQSQKLEEYYL